In one window of Ferriphaselus amnicola DNA:
- a CDS encoding phage/plasmid primase, P4 family: MMDFNDTIAQASPSREVEREEIRQALLVQLESVLFTLLPAGKKRHGKFHIGDVLGSPGDSLEIVLTGEKAGLWTDRAEGSGGDIFDLIARHHGCDVHNDFASVLQHARDLVGRAPALPARKTKREAPVDDLGPATAKWDYQDAAGNLIAVVYRYDPPGRRKEFRPWDAKRRKMSPPDPRPLYNQPGIAASSTVVLVEGEKCAQALIVIGLCATTAMHGAKAPVDKTDWSPLTGKSVAIWPDKDKPGWEYAQSASQAVLAAGAISCSILLPPEDRPEGWDAADAITEGLDVAAFIASGPRIEMHLPDDEHDSDDADGQEQTEQTVWGTEDALALSFTRRYQRDWRYVAAWGKWLMWDGQRWRTEDTLAATDLIRHVCRHAAVRSDNPRVAAKLAGSSTIGGVERLARADRRHAGNTEEWDADIWLLNTPGGVVDLRTGRMRAHCREDRMTKITTAMPKGDCPTWKAFLADVTGNDPELMSYLQRMAGYGMTGVSSEHALFFLYGTGANGKSVFLNVLSTILGDYAANAPMDTFMETRSDRHPTDLAGLRGARFVSATETEQGRRWNESKMKEITGGDRVSARFMRQDFFTFIPQFKLFIAGNHKPSIRNIDEAMKRRMHLVPFTVTIPAERRDGNLTVKLLRERDGILAWMLEGCLAWQKEKLVRPEKVIAATDEYFEAEDSIGRWLEERCVRKDTAKSLTAELFSDWKRWADDSGEFAGSQRRFSDLLLTRGLEKWRNNSGIRGFQGIGLRELPTDRRMPYAEN, translated from the coding sequence ATGATGGATTTCAACGATACGATTGCTCAAGCGAGCCCAAGCCGCGAAGTAGAACGCGAGGAGATTCGGCAGGCGTTGCTCGTCCAACTGGAGTCGGTGCTGTTCACACTGCTTCCCGCTGGCAAGAAGCGTCACGGCAAGTTTCACATCGGCGATGTGCTGGGCAGCCCCGGCGACAGTCTGGAGATCGTGCTCACTGGTGAGAAAGCCGGTCTGTGGACCGACCGTGCCGAAGGCAGTGGCGGCGACATCTTCGATCTGATTGCTCGACACCATGGCTGCGATGTGCACAACGATTTCGCCAGCGTCCTGCAACATGCGCGTGATCTGGTAGGCCGCGCGCCTGCCCTGCCTGCCCGTAAAACCAAGCGCGAAGCACCGGTCGACGATCTCGGTCCTGCCACTGCCAAATGGGACTATCAGGATGCAGCTGGCAATCTGATTGCAGTGGTCTATCGCTACGACCCACCCGGTCGCCGCAAGGAGTTCCGTCCATGGGATGCCAAGCGTCGCAAGATGTCGCCACCCGATCCGCGCCCGCTCTACAACCAACCTGGCATCGCTGCGTCCAGCACCGTGGTACTGGTCGAAGGCGAAAAATGCGCGCAGGCACTGATCGTGATCGGCCTGTGCGCCACCACCGCGATGCACGGGGCCAAAGCTCCAGTCGATAAAACCGACTGGTCGCCACTCACCGGCAAGTCGGTCGCCATCTGGCCGGACAAGGATAAGCCGGGCTGGGAATATGCACAGTCGGCCTCGCAGGCTGTGCTGGCGGCGGGGGCAATATCGTGCTCCATTCTGCTGCCACCCGAAGATCGTCCGGAAGGCTGGGATGCGGCGGACGCGATTACCGAAGGACTCGATGTTGCGGCATTCATTGCCAGCGGCCCGCGCATTGAAATGCACCTGCCTGATGACGAGCATGACTCTGATGATGCGGACGGTCAGGAGCAAACCGAGCAGACGGTATGGGGCACCGAGGATGCACTGGCGCTTTCCTTCACCCGTCGCTATCAGCGCGACTGGCGTTATGTCGCAGCATGGGGCAAGTGGCTGATGTGGGACGGTCAGCGCTGGCGTACCGAGGACACCTTGGCGGCAACCGATCTGATCCGCCATGTCTGCCGCCATGCCGCCGTGCGTTCGGACAATCCCAGAGTGGCCGCCAAACTAGCCGGTTCAAGCACGATCGGTGGTGTGGAACGTCTTGCCCGTGCCGACCGTCGTCATGCGGGCAACACGGAAGAGTGGGATGCCGACATCTGGTTGCTGAACACGCCCGGAGGTGTCGTCGATCTGCGCACGGGACGAATGCGGGCGCATTGCCGGGAAGACCGGATGACCAAGATCACCACCGCCATGCCCAAGGGCGACTGCCCGACATGGAAGGCGTTTTTAGCTGATGTGACTGGCAACGATCCGGAGCTGATGAGCTACCTGCAACGCATGGCGGGTTACGGCATGACTGGCGTCAGCAGCGAACATGCGCTGTTCTTCCTGTACGGCACGGGAGCCAACGGCAAGAGCGTTTTCCTGAATGTCCTCTCCACGATTCTGGGTGACTACGCGGCAAATGCACCGATGGACACCTTCATGGAAACACGCTCCGACCGGCACCCCACCGATCTGGCCGGATTGCGTGGAGCGCGTTTCGTGTCGGCGACCGAAACCGAACAGGGACGTCGCTGGAATGAATCCAAGATGAAGGAAATCACCGGTGGCGACCGGGTATCCGCACGCTTCATGCGGCAGGACTTTTTTACGTTCATTCCACAATTCAAGCTCTTCATCGCGGGAAATCATAAACCGTCGATTCGCAATATTGACGAGGCGATGAAACGCCGCATGCATCTGGTGCCCTTCACCGTCACGATTCCGGCAGAACGGCGTGACGGGAATCTGACCGTGAAGTTGCTCAGGGAACGCGACGGCATTCTGGCATGGATGCTCGAAGGTTGCCTTGCATGGCAAAAGGAAAAACTCGTTCGCCCCGAGAAAGTGATCGCCGCCACCGACGAGTACTTCGAAGCGGAAGACTCGATTGGCCGCTGGCTCGAGGAACGTTG